From Myxococcus guangdongensis:
CCAGCGGCGTCTCGCTCGCCGCGTTCACGCCCTTGACCCACTCGGACAGCGAGCCGCCGGACTCGGACAGCTTCTTCTCCACGTGCGGGCGCAGCTGGCCCCAGCGCTTCGCCCAGCCATCCTCGGAGGCGCTGCCCTTGAACCCGGGACGCTCCGCCAGGAGCAGGCCCAACCGCAGCGCGAGCTCCGGCTCACCCAGCGAGTCCGCGCGGCGCACCATGCCCAATTCGCCCGACTCCGGCGCGGCCCTCCACAGCTCCACCGCGCGGCTGAAGGCGGCCACGTCCAGCTCGCTCAACAACCCCAGCGCGTGACGCAGCGGCAGACGGCCCTCCTTGGGCGCGGCCACCACGCGCTTCATCAGCGCCTCGAAGACAGGCCCCAGCTGCGCGTGCGACGCCGGGTCCACGCCGCCCAGGGCCCGCAGCGCCCTGCGCGCGCGACGGGCGCGAGAGGTGACCTCCCAGCTGCGCCAGCCCAGACGGGCCCGGAGCCCCGCGAGCGCCTCGGCGGCGACGTCCAGCGTCGCCTGCGTCGGCGTGGCGACGGGCACGCGGCGCGGCAGCGGCGTCTCCTTCGGCGCGGCGGGCGGCGCGGCCACGGCGGCGGCGGGAGCGCCCCCTTCCGTCACCTCCTTGTAGCCCTCGCGCACCTTCTCGGCGACCTTCTTGTCGTACTCCTTCTGCGCGCCCGCGGCGTCGGCGAAGGCCTTCTCCTTGCGCTGCCCGGCGGTGCCGATGCGCCCGAAGGTGACGATGAAGACGTTGCCCTGAACCTCCGGCTGCCAGAACTTGGAGCTGGTTCCCTCGACGAACTCGAACCTACGCATGGCCCAACCTCCCGGTGCACTGGCCGCCCACAAGGCTACCGCACACGCTCCCGGCGCGCCTCAGGCGGCCTGTGACGATTTCTCCTGGAACGCCGCTTCCATCTCCTTCAGTCCCATGACGCGCGGCATCCGCCCCTCGTAGCCCAGCTCCTGGCGGGCCTTCTCGTCACTCACCGTCACCTCCCGGCCGATGAGCAACACCTCGGTGCGGCTGAGCGGCGGACGGCCCGGGAGCCCGAAGGTCCCCCACGCCAGGTCCCCCACCGTGGCCACCACCGCCGCCAGGCCGTACGGAATCGTGCTCGTGCCCGGGTCCACGCCCTGCGTCTTGAGCATCGCGGTGACGAAGTCCCGGAACACCACGGGCTCCCCGTCGGTGAGGAAATACGCCTCGCCGCCCCGCCCCTTCTCCGCGGCCAGCAGCATGCCCTCCACGCAGTTGACCACGTGGCAGGTGGAGCTCAGGTAGCGCCCGTCCCCCACCCACTTGAAGCGCCGGGTGCGCACCGCGTCCACCATCTGCGGCAGCACCGACGTGTCCCCGAGCCCCCACACCAACCGGGGCCGCACCGCCACGGTGGTGAAGTCCGGCGAGTTCACGCTCAGCACCCGGCGCTCGGACTCGTTCTTGGTGGACGGGTAGTCGCCGATGGGGCGCTCGGGCAGCGGCCAGGACTCGTTGGCCTTCACCAGCGGCGTGCCGTCCGCGAGCACCGCCTCCGTGCTGACGTGCACGAAGCGCTTCACGCCCGCGGCGCGGGCGGCCTCGAGGACCCGCTCCGTGCCGCGCACGTTGGCCTCGTAGTACTCCGCGCGCGGGGCCCACGACTTCACCAACGCGGCCGAGTGGAAGACGGTGTCGCAGCCCACCATGCCGCGCTTGAGGACCTCCACGTCGGACAGGTCCCCCTCGAAGGGCTCGCCTCCGGCGGCCGTCACGGTGGACATGGCCGCGGCGGAGCGCGCCAGGGCACGCGCCGGCGCACCGCGCGACTTGAGCGCCGCCAGGAGATACCTGCCCACGAAACCGGAACCGCCGGTGACGAACGCCCGCATGGACCGCTCCTCCACGAATGAGGTCCCGGGCTCCTACCACCTCCGGCCCTCGGGGCGGTAGCCACCCGGGCCCCGGAGGGAGTCCCGGCGTCAGAACATGTCGCGAAGGGACGGTTGGGGACCGCCGAAGAGGGCCATCGCCGAGCGCACCGAGGCGTCATCCGCCTCCAGGAGCCCCACCGAGCGCAGCGCGGCGGCGGACTGGAAGCCCGTGTACAGCGTCGCGAGCTGGCGGATGTCCAGCTTCAGCCGGCCCTCGCCCCCGCGCGTCACGCGGGCCACGCCATCCCGCACGTCGAGCACGAAGCGGCCCCGGTTCTCCTCGAACAGCTCGTCGGCCACGTCGAGGTGCAGCGAGCCCGACAGCCCCGGCGTCCAGCCGCGCGACTCGAGCGCGAGCTTCACGTCGAGCACACGCGCCATCCAGTGCATGTAGACCTTCACGGTGTACGACTGCTCGCGCAGGAGCAGGAGGAACGGGTCGTCCGGGCCGCCGTACCAGACGACCTCGGTGCCCAGCGAGTGGTGGTCGCCGAGGAAGCGCAGGAGCCTGCGCGCCGCCGCCGGAGTGCTGGCGACCAGGTCGGTCAGGGCCAATTCCTGGCGCAAATCCTTGAGCGGCCTGCGCGCGAGGTAGACGTAGCCCTCGATGCCGGAGGCGCCTTCGACGAGGTAGCCGTGGACCTGCTCGGAGCGGGGGTTGCGCACGCGGTTCCACGAGAACTCACTGCGATCCAACCAGCCCGGGCGAAGGCTCGCCTCGCGCCGGTAGCAGGCGGTGATGGCGGCCTCGTCGCGCGGCTCGATGGCGCGCAGCGACAGCGTGCGCTCGCCCATCTCGAGGGCGGCCATCTGCACGCGGATTTCGTAGCGGGCTCCGGCCTGTTCGTAACCGGCGCGCCGGTAGAGCGGCTGGGTGGCGGGGTACAGGATGGACAGCGCGGCGCCGGAGGCACGGGCCTCCTGGACGAGCCGGGTCATCAGGCGGCTGGCGGTGCCCTGTCCACGGTGCACGGGCGAGACGCCCACGCCGCCCACGCCGACGACGGGCACGCTGCGGCCACCGAACCACTGTCCCTTGCGGATGGAGACGAGGGTGCCAGCGACCTTGCCACCCTCGCGCAGCAGACGGAGGTCGTTCGAGTCCAGACGCTGTCGCCACGCGGCGCATTCCGCGGGCGTCATGGCGTAGGCA
This genomic window contains:
- a CDS encoding WGR domain-containing protein, which encodes MRRFEFVEGTSSKFWQPEVQGNVFIVTFGRIGTAGQRKEKAFADAAGAQKEYDKKVAEKVREGYKEVTEGGAPAAAVAAPPAAPKETPLPRRVPVATPTQATLDVAAEALAGLRARLGWRSWEVTSRARRARRALRALGGVDPASHAQLGPVFEALMKRVVAAPKEGRLPLRHALGLLSELDVAAFSRAVELWRAAPESGELGMVRRADSLGEPELALRLGLLLAERPGFKGSASEDGWAKRWGQLRPHVEKKLSESGGSLSEWVKGVNAASETPLAGRLSRLEA
- a CDS encoding GNAT family N-acetyltransferase translates to MSAVSDILMHAYAMTPAECAAWRQRLDSNDLRLLREGGKVAGTLVSIRKGQWFGGRSVPVVGVGGVGVSPVHRGQGTASRLMTRLVQEARASGAALSILYPATQPLYRRAGYEQAGARYEIRVQMAALEMGERTLSLRAIEPRDEAAITACYRREASLRPGWLDRSEFSWNRVRNPRSEQVHGYLVEGASGIEGYVYLARRPLKDLRQELALTDLVASTPAAARRLLRFLGDHHSLGTEVVWYGGPDDPFLLLLREQSYTVKVYMHWMARVLDVKLALESRGWTPGLSGSLHLDVADELFEENRGRFVLDVRDGVARVTRGGEGRLKLDIRQLATLYTGFQSAAALRSVGLLEADDASVRSAMALFGGPQPSLRDMF
- a CDS encoding NAD-dependent epimerase/dehydratase family protein encodes the protein MRAFVTGGSGFVGRYLLAALKSRGAPARALARSAAAMSTVTAAGGEPFEGDLSDVEVLKRGMVGCDTVFHSAALVKSWAPRAEYYEANVRGTERVLEAARAAGVKRFVHVSTEAVLADGTPLVKANESWPLPERPIGDYPSTKNESERRVLSVNSPDFTTVAVRPRLVWGLGDTSVLPQMVDAVRTRRFKWVGDGRYLSSTCHVVNCVEGMLLAAEKGRGGEAYFLTDGEPVVFRDFVTAMLKTQGVDPGTSTIPYGLAAVVATVGDLAWGTFGLPGRPPLSRTEVLLIGREVTVSDEKARQELGYEGRMPRVMGLKEMEAAFQEKSSQAA